One genomic region from Eptesicus fuscus isolate TK198812 chromosome 4, DD_ASM_mEF_20220401, whole genome shotgun sequence encodes:
- the HSPB3 gene encoding heat shock protein beta-3 has product MAQVILRHPIRTPVRYQEQFEARGLEDCRLDHALYALPGPTTVDLGRAGAPPGDPAAETPPPEGPARFQVLLDVVQFLPEDILIQTCEGWLLVRARHGARMDEHGFVSRGFTRQYRLPHGLGAGDLSAALGHDGILVVEARRGAGAR; this is encoded by the coding sequence ATGGCGCAGGTCATCCTGAGGCACCCCATCCGCACGCCGGTGCGCTACCAGGAGCAGTTCGAGGCGCGGGGGCTGGAGGACTGCCGGCTGGACCACGCTCTGTACGCGCTGCCCGGGCCGACCACCGTGGACCTGGGCCGAGCCGGCGCGCCCCCCGGGGACCCCGCGGCGGAGACGCCGCCCCCCGAAGGCCCGGCGCGCTTCCAGGTGCTGCTGGACGTGGTGCAGTTCCTGCCGGAGGACATCCTCATCCAGACGTGCGAGGGCTGGCTGCTGGTCCGGGCGCGGCACGGCGCCCGCATGGACGAGCACGGCTTCGTCTCCAGGGGCTTCACCCGCCAGTACCGCCTGCCCCACGGCCTGGGCGCCGGGGACCTGTCGGCCGCGCTCGGCCACGACGGCATCCTCGTGGTGGAGGCCCGGCGTGGGGCCGGGGCCCGGTGA